The proteins below are encoded in one region of Ferroplasma acidiphilum:
- a CDS encoding class I SAM-dependent methyltransferase has translation MKENRFMSDDKDLRDVYNKIPKSYDRANALISFFQDVKWRTRLVDGIFHISQPEKILDVASGKGELTYIIKQIKETYVVMTDYSENMLNMSIVDSTRVLASFNNLPFRDNSFDSVMSTFALHAADNIEDVIREMVRVSNGTVGVIAMGKSDNKFYSFITGFYLKYFQPYIAKLTGEKSKDYRFIYYIYKRLTPNSSIREIIKKYMDVVTFEEKAFGSVYIFIGTKKDTEVIK, from the coding sequence ATGAAAGAAAATAGGTTTATGTCTGATGACAAAGATTTAAGGGATGTTTATAATAAAATTCCGAAATCATATGACAGAGCCAACGCATTAATCTCATTTTTTCAGGATGTAAAGTGGAGAACCAGACTTGTAGATGGAATATTCCACATTTCACAGCCGGAAAAAATTCTTGATGTTGCAAGCGGAAAGGGTGAATTGACATATATTATAAAACAGATTAAGGAAACATATGTAGTAATGACCGATTATTCAGAAAATATGTTGAACATGTCGATAGTTGACTCCACAAGAGTCCTTGCATCATTTAACAATTTGCCCTTCCGTGACAATTCTTTTGATTCAGTTATGAGTACGTTTGCCCTGCATGCTGCGGATAATATAGAAGATGTTATCAGGGAAATGGTCCGTGTTTCTAATGGCACAGTGGGAGTTATAGCAATGGGAAAATCAGATAATAAATTTTACAGTTTTATCACCGGATTTTATTTAAAATATTTTCAACCTTATATTGCAAAATTAACGGGGGAGAAATCAAAAGATTATAGATTCATTTATTACATATATAAAAGGCTGACACCAAACTCATCAATTCGTGAGATAATTAAAAAATATATGGATGTGGTAACATTTGAGGAGAAAGCCTTTGGATCGGTATACATTTTTATTGGTACTAAAAAGGATACAGAAGTCATTAAATAA
- a CDS encoding DUF981 family protein, translating to MGFVDPLAVMLLSLGVSAGLISAFFYQVAKGRDVKELVVPAFIFGGFDFMSGFEMSEFWPLPGSYNMLFGDPIMILGMLLIAGSIMIYKGYNLRTLSIPGVMLGVYLFIESAAMVNFKLESGDNLFAAMGLYIMSGISAVYSVVLFAKPEKDRKYLYYVAFILLALTALIALFIGYEAIYGHLQAPP from the coding sequence ATGGGATTTGTTGACCCGTTAGCTGTGATGCTATTAAGTTTGGGTGTAAGTGCAGGCTTGATTTCCGCGTTTTTTTATCAAGTCGCAAAGGGTAGAGATGTGAAAGAGTTAGTAGTTCCAGCCTTTATCTTTGGTGGTTTTGATTTTATGTCCGGGTTTGAAATGTCTGAGTTCTGGCCATTGCCCGGTTCATACAATATGCTATTTGGAGACCCTATTATGATACTTGGAATGCTGCTTATTGCAGGTTCCATAATGATCTACAAAGGGTATAATTTAAGGACTCTTTCAATTCCCGGAGTAATGTTAGGAGTGTACCTATTTATTGAAAGTGCAGCAATGGTTAATTTTAAGCTGGAAAGCGGCGATAATTTGTTTGCTGCAATGGGGCTCTATATAATGAGTGGCATATCTGCGGTCTACTCGGTTGTTTTATTTGCAAAGCCGGAAAAAGACAGGAAGTACCTTTATTATGTTGCGTTCATATTGCTTGCGCTTACCGCCCTAATTGCACTGTTCATTGGATATGAAGCCATATATGGGCATTTGCAGGCACCACCGTAG
- a CDS encoding Trm112 family protein: MQYDLIDLIACPMCRGNSFSKSVIREEGDNVIIPGHGEHTYTDSNNDGANHDMKNGILLCNTCGRWYPIINSIHILLPDTYRDEKKDMEFLTKYKSDLPDIVINNGKPFNIKVLEKT, from the coding sequence ATGCAATATGATTTAATAGACCTGATTGCATGCCCTATGTGCAGGGGCAATTCATTTTCTAAATCAGTAATTAGAGAAGAAGGTGATAATGTTATAATTCCAGGGCACGGGGAGCACACGTATACAGATTCTAACAACGACGGAGCGAATCATGATATGAAAAACGGCATATTGCTATGCAATACCTGTGGAAGATGGTATCCCATAATCAATAGCATACACATATTGCTGCCTGATACCTACAGGGATGAAAAGAAAGATATGGAATTTCTTACAAAATATAAAAGTGATCTGCCTGATATTGTAATAAACAATGGAAAACCATTTAATATTAAGGTACTCGAAAAAACATAG
- a CDS encoding site-2 protease family protein — MMYNRNNEGNDIIIAVIVLTIAFTLMINGGLRGVPDIKTLEIEVLIGFSVTVTAFLMHEMAHREVARRLGAVAFFKLWPVGILLALITSVFGFIFAAPGAVQFAGLYDRDSEGKIALAGPGTNIIIGVIAFLAVTFSGITGVASTILIWVAWLNLWFALFNLIPFPPLDGSKVFYWNSKIFAGVFLLAIILNIVDGFLPAILGI; from the coding sequence ATGATGTACAACAGGAATAACGAAGGAAATGATATTATAATAGCAGTAATCGTTTTAACTATAGCTTTCACCCTTATGATCAATGGTGGACTTCGTGGGGTACCGGACATAAAAACACTGGAAATCGAAGTACTTATAGGGTTCTCCGTAACTGTAACCGCTTTCCTTATGCATGAAATGGCCCACAGGGAAGTTGCCAGAAGGCTCGGTGCAGTTGCATTTTTCAAGTTATGGCCTGTAGGGATCCTTCTTGCACTGATAACATCGGTGTTCGGATTTATCTTTGCTGCCCCGGGTGCAGTCCAGTTTGCAGGGCTGTATGACAGGGATAGTGAGGGAAAAATAGCACTGGCGGGACCGGGTACGAACATAATAATCGGAGTAATTGCTTTCCTGGCAGTAACATTTTCTGGCATTACCGGCGTGGCATCAACAATCTTAATATGGGTGGCATGGTTAAATCTCTGGTTTGCCCTGTTTAATTTGATACCATTTCCTCCACTTGATGGGAGCAAAGTATTTTACTGGAACAGCAAAATCTTTGCAGGTGTATTCTTGCTGGCTATAATATTAAATATAGTAGATGGGTTCCTTCCGGCTATATTAGGAATCTAA
- a CDS encoding isochorismatase family cysteine hydrolase, whose amino-acid sequence MKTIGNKQIYENMEEILDPAHTMLVNWDIQNGLVKNIFNKDEFVSNVKKLTATSREHGVAVLYTKITPLPFKYMAPSNIYSYMKRFGVDDPSKLPVFMAPGSEDAEIYRELAPEKDDYVLNKHTASVFTGTNVENMLKGAGITTLVFTGIATEIGVESSVRDAINHGYYTVVASDSCSSHSKEMHEISLKSMSAVTTVMDTGSIINIIKKK is encoded by the coding sequence ATGAAAACTATAGGAAATAAACAGATCTATGAGAATATGGAGGAGATACTTGACCCTGCACATACCATGCTTGTGAACTGGGATATTCAGAACGGGCTGGTAAAGAATATATTCAACAAAGATGAATTCGTTTCTAATGTAAAGAAATTAACAGCCACATCCAGAGAACATGGCGTAGCGGTTTTGTATACAAAGATAACGCCGCTTCCATTCAAATACATGGCCCCTTCCAACATATACAGCTATATGAAAAGATTCGGTGTTGATGACCCGTCAAAACTTCCTGTATTTATGGCCCCCGGGTCCGAAGATGCAGAAATATACAGGGAACTGGCTCCTGAAAAGGATGATTATGTATTGAATAAACATACTGCCAGCGTATTTACCGGAACCAATGTTGAGAATATGCTTAAGGGTGCAGGAATAACTACCCTGGTATTCACAGGAATTGCTACAGAGATTGGAGTGGAATCAAGTGTCAGAGATGCTATAAACCATGGTTATTACACTGTAGTCGCATCAGATTCATGTTCTTCCCATAGCAAGGAAATGCATGAAATTTCACTTAAATCTATGTCTGCTGTAACGACAGTAATGGATACAGGATCTATAATAAATATAATAAAGAAAAAATAA
- a CDS encoding precorrin-2 dehydrogenase/sirohydrochlorin ferrochelatase family protein, whose translation MIFNIKITGKKVLFAGGGKIAEAKIKKLIKESPEISVIAPEVTEYIRTLGKGGKINIIEREIRIDDITENYFLVICATSNQGLNRKISIECRKLGILHDDLSNHRNSDIMMVASTIIGNLTLSISTDGMAPAIARRLKTELEEDLIHNSNNFEEDIKTIYNKKM comes from the coding sequence ATGATATTCAATATTAAAATTACTGGGAAAAAGGTATTATTTGCAGGAGGTGGAAAAATTGCAGAAGCGAAAATAAAAAAACTTATAAAAGAATCTCCGGAAATTTCTGTAATTGCACCGGAAGTGACAGAGTATATAAGAACCCTGGGCAAAGGGGGGAAGATAAATATCATTGAAAGGGAAATAAGAATTGATGATATTACAGAGAACTATTTTCTTGTCATATGTGCCACCAGTAATCAGGGATTAAACAGGAAGATATCAATAGAGTGCAGGAAATTAGGAATTTTGCATGATGATCTCAGCAACCATAGGAATTCAGATATAATGATGGTGGCCAGTACCATAATTGGCAATCTAACATTATCTATAAGCACAGATGGAATGGCTCCGGCCATCGCCAGGCGGTTGAAAACTGAACTGGAGGAGGACTTAATACACAATAGCAATAATTTTGAAGAAGACATAAAAACAATATATAATAAAAAAATGTAG
- a CDS encoding APC family permease: MENQLKSNAISLHGLIFQGMGQLSPLFTFDGIISVAAFAEGASPLAFLIGLIASLLTGNTLYQFSKRTASARGYYGYSGYSLGNHAGFITSYLYLIYQLANLIFILSFFIMIFNPAILYLTGVNVPYYYGIILVIAISIPSFYAIYKGIVPSFKSQIIINVVEIIFVVSISIIIIVTSRDNTLSVFTPISGYKNLFLGFITGSFLAYTGYGSIVPLGEEAQAPRKNIGIAIVAMLLIIGVLDLLISYALVVGFGLSNMSSFSDTVIPAFIVIKSHIGLYTSMFFLAFNFFIIYTLFNTIGTAITRNIYSMARDGYLPPAFSKLNKHNAPQNALFLLLGIFIAVGGISTYIFYSSFNVNGFLNQFIFYATISTLATLIIHMIVNSGLSKVHKNFTFDILIPSVSTIIILIALYYAISTLAFPFTYALIIMALYIIIVVVMDLSLKGKMKNINFNSAVDK; the protein is encoded by the coding sequence ATGGAAAATCAATTAAAATCAAACGCCATATCACTTCATGGATTAATTTTTCAGGGCATGGGGCAATTATCTCCATTATTTACATTTGACGGAATCATAAGTGTTGCAGCATTTGCTGAGGGGGCAAGCCCATTAGCTTTCCTTATAGGGTTAATTGCATCACTCCTCACCGGAAATACTCTTTACCAGTTTTCTAAAAGAACTGCAAGTGCAAGGGGTTATTATGGATATTCCGGATACTCATTGGGGAACCACGCAGGATTCATTACCAGTTACCTGTACCTTATATACCAGCTGGCAAATCTCATATTCATTCTATCATTTTTTATAATGATATTCAATCCAGCTATCCTATATCTTACCGGTGTAAATGTACCATATTATTATGGAATTATACTGGTAATCGCTATCAGCATACCTTCATTTTATGCAATTTACAAAGGTATTGTCCCATCGTTTAAATCACAGATAATTATAAATGTGGTGGAGATAATATTTGTTGTTTCAATTTCTATTATAATTATAGTGACATCCAGGGACAATACCCTTTCTGTGTTTACACCTATATCAGGATATAAGAACCTGTTCCTCGGGTTCATAACAGGAAGTTTTCTTGCATATACTGGATATGGTTCTATTGTACCACTTGGCGAAGAGGCACAGGCCCCGAGAAAAAATATAGGTATAGCAATAGTAGCTATGCTGTTGATCATCGGTGTGCTTGACCTTCTAATTTCCTATGCACTGGTAGTAGGATTCGGCCTTAGCAACATGTCCAGTTTTTCAGACACCGTTATCCCTGCATTTATTGTCATAAAATCACATATAGGGCTATATACTTCCATGTTCTTCCTGGCTTTCAACTTTTTTATAATTTACACGCTGTTCAATACAATAGGCACGGCTATAACACGGAACATATATTCTATGGCACGTGACGGTTACCTGCCACCTGCATTTTCAAAATTAAATAAGCATAACGCGCCGCAAAATGCACTTTTCCTCCTTCTCGGGATTTTTATCGCTGTAGGTGGAATTTCTACCTATATATTTTACAGTTCATTTAATGTAAATGGATTTTTGAACCAGTTCATATTCTATGCAACCATAAGCACACTTGCTACATTAATCATCCACATGATTGTGAATTCCGGGCTATCAAAGGTTCATAAAAATTTTACCTTTGATATTTTAATCCCATCTGTCTCAACAATTATAATACTTATTGCTCTGTATTACGCCATTTCTACCCTGGCATTTCCATTCACATACGCACTTATTATTATGGCATTGTACATAATTATTGTAGTAGTTATGGACCTATCATTAAAAGGAAAAATGAAAAATATAAACTTTAATTCAGCTGTTGATAAATAA